The Cohnella abietis genome has a segment encoding these proteins:
- a CDS encoding LacI family DNA-binding transcriptional regulator, which produces MITKKEIAEHLGISRTAVSLVLNNAPSSTISTKTRNKILQAAKGLGYRDIELTPKLCFVLYDRDANDPRYMADLQIIESEVSRFNYGLVYMNITSAPESLKKMQKILANQEIEGFIIAGDVDEKIVDLFRHSNTPYIFHGMPLQDKENCLNLVAFDERKLAFDATEYLLSLGHTRIALFMGSLDYHIHQLTLEGFRQAHETNGIPLDYSLIQISNDENGYELCKRTKMLQLNYTAAFCANTVIQFGALQYLQSTGISVPHDISLIGSGLSELVKVSSPQLTTYYVTLEEKAKTVSKLLEIINNRNHEGTFSSLITNFERFEGGTTAPVKQ; this is translated from the coding sequence ATGATAACGAAAAAGGAGATCGCGGAGCACCTCGGTATTTCCCGGACTGCTGTTTCTCTCGTATTAAATAATGCGCCTAGCAGTACGATTTCTACGAAAACGCGTAATAAAATACTTCAAGCAGCCAAGGGGCTTGGTTATCGGGATATTGAGCTTACACCTAAGCTTTGCTTCGTACTCTACGATCGCGATGCCAATGACCCGCGATATATGGCGGATTTACAAATCATCGAATCAGAAGTCAGTCGATTCAACTACGGCTTGGTATACATGAATATTACTTCTGCCCCCGAGTCATTGAAGAAAATGCAAAAGATATTGGCCAATCAGGAGATTGAGGGATTTATTATAGCAGGTGATGTTGACGAGAAAATTGTTGATCTCTTTCGTCATTCTAATACACCTTATATTTTTCACGGGATGCCGTTACAAGATAAAGAAAACTGCCTCAATTTAGTCGCTTTTGATGAAAGAAAATTAGCTTTTGATGCCACCGAATATTTACTTTCGTTAGGTCACACCCGGATCGCCTTGTTTATGGGAAGCCTTGATTACCATATCCATCAATTAACATTGGAGGGCTTTCGACAAGCGCATGAAACGAATGGAATTCCCTTGGACTATTCTCTCATTCAGATTAGCAATGACGAGAATGGCTATGAGCTATGCAAAAGAACAAAGATGCTGCAGTTGAATTATACGGCTGCTTTCTGCGCGAATACGGTAATCCAATTCGGCGCACTGCAGTACCTGCAGAGCACTGGTATTTCCGTACCTCACGATATTAGCCTGATTGGTTCTGGTCTATCAGAGCTAGTGAAAGTCAGTAGCCCTCAACTAACAACCTATTACGTCACCTTAGAGGAAAAGGCTAAAACGGTATCCAAGTTGCTTGAGATTATTAACAATCGTAATCACGAGGGGACGTTCTCATCACTGATTACGAATTTCGAGCGCTTCGAGGGTGGTACTACCGCCCCTGTAAAACAGTGA
- a CDS encoding Gfo/Idh/MocA family protein, with amino-acid sequence MKPITALLLGAGSRGNYIYGPYAEKYPNDLVFVCVAEPDKHRREAFAALHGIPPEQCFASWEEALAQGKIADAAIISTQDRMHFEPAMKALELGYHLILEKPMSTVQEECIELEAAANKFGRLLMVSHVLRYSSFWAGIKKVIADGGIGQVTSIQLTENVGHQHMSHSYVRGHWRNSTLSSPIILAKSCHDLDLISWLMDQKCNRVSSFGSLMHFREDQAPVGSTARCTDGCAVERNCPYSAIKIYMETQEPNYARHISNDPTPANTLQAIKEGPYGRCVYRCDNDVVDHQVVNMEFESGANASFTLSGFTRYIARTVQIMGTHGEIQGNMEEGRFKIYLFASGQCVEHQFDITHDGHGGGDDHFVRSFVQEVRRFDKDQASGLTSATASLQSHLIAFAAEQSRLSGGQPVVI; translated from the coding sequence ATGAAACCTATTACAGCCTTATTGTTAGGTGCAGGCAGCAGAGGAAATTATATTTACGGACCTTACGCGGAAAAATATCCAAACGACCTTGTATTTGTGTGCGTTGCTGAACCTGACAAGCATAGAAGAGAAGCTTTTGCTGCCTTGCACGGAATTCCGCCGGAGCAATGCTTCGCTTCATGGGAAGAAGCGCTCGCACAAGGTAAAATCGCTGATGCAGCTATCATCAGCACGCAGGACCGCATGCACTTTGAACCAGCAATGAAAGCTCTTGAGCTGGGCTACCACCTTATTCTTGAGAAACCGATGTCCACAGTTCAGGAGGAATGTATCGAGTTGGAGGCGGCGGCTAATAAATTTGGACGTCTCTTGATGGTTAGCCATGTTCTGCGCTACTCCTCCTTCTGGGCAGGTATTAAAAAGGTAATTGCCGATGGAGGTATTGGACAAGTCACTTCTATTCAGCTTACGGAAAACGTCGGGCATCAGCACATGTCCCATAGCTATGTACGCGGACATTGGCGTAATAGCACCCTATCCAGTCCAATTATTCTGGCCAAATCGTGCCACGATCTAGATCTGATTTCATGGCTCATGGATCAGAAATGTAACCGCGTCAGCTCTTTTGGCAGCTTAATGCATTTCCGTGAAGATCAGGCGCCTGTCGGTTCAACAGCTCGATGCACGGATGGTTGTGCAGTAGAGAGGAATTGTCCTTACTCCGCGATAAAAATTTATATGGAGACGCAAGAACCGAATTATGCCCGCCATATCTCGAATGACCCAACACCGGCCAATACTTTGCAAGCGATTAAAGAAGGTCCCTATGGTCGTTGTGTGTATCGTTGCGACAACGATGTCGTTGATCATCAGGTTGTGAATATGGAATTCGAAAGCGGAGCTAATGCCTCATTCACGCTGTCTGGCTTCACCCGCTATATTGCCCGTACGGTACAAATTATGGGGACACATGGCGAAATTCAAGGAAATATGGAAGAGGGACGCTTCAAAATTTATCTATTCGCATCCGGTCAATGCGTTGAGCATCAGTTCGATATCACGCATGATGGACACGGCGGTGGGGACGATCATTTTGTCCGCTCCTTTGTCCAAGAAGTACGGCGTTTTGATAAGGACCAAGCGAGTGGCCTAACATCAGCTACCGCTTCATTGCAAAGCCATCTCATCGCTTTTGCTGCTGAACAGTCCCGGCTTTCCGGTGGTCAACCTGTCGTAATATAG